A single window of uncultured Sunxiuqinia sp. DNA harbors:
- a CDS encoding type I phosphomannose isomerase catalytic subunit, with the protein MKNLYPLKFKPQFMDKIWGGNKIKIHLGKDFGNLPNCGESWEISGVQDHVSVVENGFLAGNSLEELIEIYMGELVGDKVYEKFGVEFPLLIKFIDANDDLSIQVHPDDDLSKKRHQAFGKTEMWYVMQADKGAKLNLGFKEELTQDQYLEKFNAGQLMEILNFEEVNEGDILFMPAGRVHAIGRGVLVAEIQQTSDVTYRIYDFDRKDAQGNGRELHTELALDAIDFAVPESYKTDYERKQNEPVEAVKCQYFTTNVLELDQKLERDFHKKDTFVIYICLEGDLEIEYQEGLETVKKGDTILVPAALEHFILIPQSKGVKLLEVHL; encoded by the coding sequence ATGAAAAATTTATATCCTCTTAAGTTTAAACCCCAGTTTATGGATAAAATTTGGGGTGGAAATAAGATAAAAATACATCTTGGTAAAGATTTTGGGAATCTGCCCAATTGTGGAGAGAGCTGGGAAATATCGGGTGTTCAGGATCACGTATCGGTCGTTGAGAATGGTTTCCTAGCAGGAAATAGTCTGGAAGAGCTGATCGAAATATACATGGGCGAATTGGTCGGCGATAAAGTGTATGAGAAATTTGGTGTCGAGTTTCCGCTGTTAATCAAGTTTATTGATGCGAATGATGATCTCTCCATACAGGTACACCCTGATGATGACCTGTCGAAGAAGCGCCATCAGGCTTTTGGCAAAACAGAAATGTGGTATGTGATGCAAGCTGATAAGGGGGCTAAACTGAACTTAGGTTTTAAAGAAGAATTGACACAAGATCAATACTTGGAGAAATTTAATGCCGGTCAGCTCATGGAAATTCTAAACTTTGAGGAAGTAAACGAAGGGGATATCCTGTTTATGCCGGCAGGTCGTGTACATGCAATTGGCCGTGGGGTGTTGGTTGCAGAAATTCAGCAAACTTCTGATGTCACCTATCGTATTTATGATTTCGACCGAAAAGATGCACAAGGGAATGGGCGTGAGTTACATACCGAATTGGCTTTGGATGCTATTGATTTTGCCGTGCCTGAATCATATAAGACTGATTATGAGCGGAAACAAAATGAGCCGGTTGAGGCAGTGAAATGCCAGTATTTTACCACAAATGTACTTGAGTTGGATCAAAAGCTGGAGCGAGACTTTCATAAAAAGGATACTTTTGTGATTTACATTTGCCTGGAAGGAGATTTGGAAATTGAATATCAGGAAGGACTTGAAACGGTTAAGAAAGGTGATACAATACTGGTTCCTGCAGCTTTGGAGCATTTTATCCTCATCCCACAGAGTAAAGGTGTAAAGCTGTTGGAAGTTCATTTGTAA
- the yihA gene encoding ribosome biogenesis GTP-binding protein YihA/YsxC yields the protein MEIKNARFLMSNSDVSKCPDPIKPEFAFIGRSNVGKSSLINMMTGQKKLAKTSSRPGKTQLINHFVINDDWYLVDLPGYGYAKVSKKSKQKFQAYIVDYVLKRQSLYCLFVLIDCRHEAQQIDLEFINWLGEKEVPFALIFTKADKLGANQLAKNLIEYKETLLKQWEELPPLLVSSAENGMGREEILSFIEQSI from the coding sequence ATGGAGATAAAAAATGCCCGGTTTTTAATGAGTAATTCGGATGTTAGTAAATGCCCTGATCCCATCAAACCGGAATTTGCTTTTATTGGCCGATCAAATGTGGGCAAATCTTCATTGATCAATATGATGACCGGGCAGAAAAAATTAGCCAAAACTTCTTCGCGCCCGGGAAAGACACAGTTAATTAACCATTTTGTAATCAATGATGATTGGTACTTGGTTGATTTACCCGGTTACGGTTATGCCAAAGTTTCAAAAAAAAGCAAACAGAAATTTCAAGCCTACATCGTCGATTATGTGTTGAAGAGACAAAGTCTGTATTGCCTGTTTGTTTTGATTGATTGCAGACACGAAGCTCAGCAAATTGATCTGGAGTTTATTAATTGGTTGGGTGAAAAGGAGGTGCCTTTTGCTTTAATTTTCACTAAAGCCGATAAGCTTGGAGCGAACCAATTAGCTAAAAATCTGATCGAATACAAGGAAACACTATTAAAGCAGTGGGAGGAATTACCTCCACTTCTGGTTAGTTCGGCAGAAAATGGCATGGGGCGAGAAGAAATATTAAGCTTTATTGAGCAAAGTATCTGA
- a CDS encoding DUF4924 family protein, giving the protein MLIAKEKRKKNIAEYILYLWQVEDLLRALNFDLDQIGKSLVSRFDVDDDTRLEIFDWYRNLAAMMEKERVTKTGHLQFILNLIDDLNEFHIQLLQTGKDRQYPALFQLAKPVLNEFKSKSLEKEDNDIRLGFQALYSIILLRLQNKEISATTQSAVDHISKLMGHLSARYLQHERGKFEF; this is encoded by the coding sequence ATGTTAATTGCCAAAGAAAAACGTAAGAAAAACATTGCTGAGTATATTCTATATCTGTGGCAGGTTGAGGATTTGCTGCGCGCATTGAATTTTGATCTTGATCAAATTGGCAAAAGTCTAGTCTCCCGGTTTGATGTTGATGACGATACGCGTCTCGAGATTTTCGATTGGTACCGTAATTTGGCTGCCATGATGGAGAAGGAAAGAGTTACAAAGACCGGACATTTGCAGTTTATCTTAAACTTGATTGATGATCTGAATGAATTTCACATTCAGCTACTACAAACAGGTAAGGACCGTCAGTACCCAGCGCTATTTCAACTAGCAAAACCCGTGTTGAACGAATTTAAATCCAAGAGCCTCGAAAAGGAAGATAACGATATTCGATTAGGATTTCAAGCTTTATATAGCATTATTCTATTGCGGCTTCAAAACAAGGAGATTTCAGCTACTACACAGTCAGCTGTCGACCATATTAGTAAATTGATGGGCCATTTGTCTGCCCGATACCTTCAGCATGAGCGAGGCAAATTCGAGTTTTAG
- a CDS encoding ribose-phosphate pyrophosphokinase gives MSKKAPLKIFTGTATKYLTTEICKSVNVDLGKSSCPIFADGEFEPCFEETIRGAHVFLVQSTFPTADNLLELLLMIDAAKRASAYKIIACIPYFGYARQDRKDKPRVSIGAKLMADLLSAAGVDRIITMDLHADQIQGFFNVPVDHLFASAMFIPFIKKMGLRDIVIASPDVGGTKRANTYARMLGTDMVICHKSRAKANVVGSMTLIGDVRDKDVIIVDDLIDTAGTITKAAGLMIKEGANSVRAFAAHGLLSAPAYERIEESALQEVYFTNSIPPKKESKKIKYISVAEAFGEAIQRVYKNESISSLFFK, from the coding sequence ATGTCAAAAAAGGCTCCGTTAAAGATTTTTACTGGTACGGCAACCAAGTATCTAACTACAGAGATTTGTAAAAGTGTTAATGTTGACTTGGGAAAATCTTCCTGTCCTATTTTTGCAGATGGTGAGTTTGAACCCTGTTTTGAAGAAACAATACGTGGAGCACATGTTTTTCTAGTGCAATCAACATTTCCTACAGCTGACAATTTGTTGGAGTTGTTGTTAATGATTGACGCTGCCAAAAGAGCTTCAGCGTATAAAATTATTGCCTGCATCCCATATTTTGGATATGCTCGTCAGGATAGAAAAGATAAACCACGAGTTTCTATTGGAGCCAAGTTAATGGCCGATCTGCTTTCAGCAGCAGGTGTCGATCGTATTATAACCATGGATTTACACGCTGATCAAATTCAGGGTTTCTTTAACGTTCCCGTTGATCATTTGTTTGCCTCGGCGATGTTTATTCCTTTTATTAAGAAAATGGGATTGCGTGATATCGTAATTGCTTCGCCAGATGTTGGCGGTACAAAACGAGCAAATACCTATGCTCGTATGCTGGGAACCGATATGGTAATATGTCACAAGTCTCGTGCTAAGGCGAATGTTGTGGGAAGTATGACCTTGATTGGTGACGTGCGCGACAAGGACGTAATTATTGTAGACGACCTGATCGACACTGCCGGAACCATAACTAAGGCAGCCGGCTTAATGATCAAAGAAGGAGCAAATTCGGTTCGGGCATTTGCTGCTCATGGTTTACTTTCAGCACCAGCCTACGAACGAATCGAGGAATCTGCATTACAGGAGGTTTATTTCACCAATTCAATACCCCCGAAGAAGGAGTCAAAAAAGATCAAGTATATTTCAGTAGCCGAAGCGTTTGGAGAAGCTATTCAGCGAGTGTATAAAAATGAGTCGATTAGTTCGCTTTTCTTTAAATAA
- the pth gene encoding aminoacyl-tRNA hydrolase: MKYLIVGLGNPGSEYENTRHNIGFKILDALADASNIVFNDKRYGFVAEYKFKGRTFVLLKPTTFMNLSGKAVNYWLQKEKISFDNLLILTDDLALPFGTLRLRAKGGDAGHNGLKDIQQVMGRSDYARLRFGIGNDFRPGQQVEYVLEDWGKDEAVELPQKIDTCIEIIKSYGTIGVARTMNQFNKRK; this comes from the coding sequence ATGAAATATTTAATAGTAGGACTTGGAAATCCGGGAAGTGAATATGAAAATACCCGGCACAACATAGGATTTAAAATATTGGACGCTCTAGCTGATGCGTCCAATATTGTTTTTAATGATAAGCGTTATGGCTTTGTTGCTGAATACAAATTCAAAGGACGAACATTTGTATTGCTCAAACCAACCACTTTTATGAATTTGAGTGGTAAGGCTGTGAATTACTGGTTGCAAAAGGAAAAGATAAGTTTCGACAACCTTTTGATTCTAACCGATGACTTGGCGCTGCCTTTTGGTACGCTTCGGTTACGTGCCAAAGGTGGAGATGCGGGGCACAATGGTCTTAAAGATATTCAACAGGTAATGGGGCGAAGCGACTATGCCCGACTTCGATTTGGTATTGGTAATGATTTTCGTCCTGGCCAGCAGGTGGAATATGTGCTCGAAGACTGGGGCAAAGACGAAGCTGTTGAACTACCTCAAAAAATAGATACCTGCATTGAAATTATCAAAAGCTATGGCACAATTGGTGTTGCCCGGACAATGAATCAATTCAATAAACGAAAATGA
- a CDS encoding aminotransferase class I/II-fold pyridoxal phosphate-dependent enzyme, protein MNPQAEELNKIIQAKHPVVYDLLSDKGKNIFFPKKGILGQTADAKGTKINATIGAAVEDNGSPMRLGSIESNVKLDPSLVFPYAPSYGRPDIRAKWKSMIYEKNPTLRNKELSLPVVTNALTHGVSMAGYLFLNEGEKVIVPDLFWGNYNLILNHAYGAEVSKFNLFKDGGFDIDSFKTKLAEGGIGKKVLILNFPNNPTGYTPTTDEIKDIVRVIKESAEQGNKIVVFSDDAYFGLVYEDGIEKESIFSFLCDLHENVLALKIDGPTKEDYVWGFRVGFMTYGIKGVDADLYTALEAKTAGAVRGNISNAANISQSLLLKAFEDEAYQAQKAEKFDIMNKRYHAVKEALKDEKYTEYFTALPYNSGYFMCVQLADGLDGEQIRKILIDNYSIGLINLNNVLRVAFSAVAAADVKELFEGIYHACKDSKQ, encoded by the coding sequence ATGAATCCACAAGCTGAAGAATTAAACAAGATTATTCAAGCTAAACATCCAGTTGTTTATGATCTTTTGTCTGATAAAGGAAAGAATATCTTTTTTCCGAAGAAAGGTATTTTAGGACAAACAGCTGATGCAAAAGGCACAAAAATAAATGCCACCATTGGAGCAGCTGTTGAAGATAATGGCAGTCCAATGCGTTTAGGCAGTATTGAGTCAAACGTCAAGTTAGATCCTTCATTGGTTTTTCCATATGCACCAAGCTATGGCCGTCCTGATATTCGTGCGAAATGGAAAAGCATGATTTACGAGAAAAACCCGACTTTAAGAAATAAAGAATTGAGTTTGCCTGTAGTAACCAATGCTTTAACTCATGGTGTAAGTATGGCCGGGTATCTGTTTTTAAATGAAGGCGAGAAAGTAATTGTTCCCGACTTGTTCTGGGGAAATTATAACTTGATTCTGAACCATGCTTATGGAGCTGAAGTGTCCAAATTCAACCTTTTTAAAGATGGCGGTTTTGACATTGATTCATTCAAAACTAAATTAGCAGAAGGCGGAATTGGTAAAAAAGTACTGATTCTAAATTTCCCCAATAATCCGACAGGATACACTCCAACAACGGATGAGATCAAAGACATTGTCAGGGTAATTAAAGAATCTGCAGAGCAAGGTAATAAAATTGTTGTTTTCTCCGACGATGCTTATTTTGGACTGGTTTATGAAGATGGCATAGAAAAAGAAAGTATCTTTTCGTTTCTTTGCGACTTGCACGAGAATGTACTGGCACTGAAAATTGACGGTCCAACAAAAGAAGATTACGTTTGGGGATTCCGTGTAGGATTTATGACTTATGGTATTAAGGGTGTCGATGCTGATTTGTACACCGCACTCGAAGCTAAAACAGCCGGAGCTGTTCGCGGAAACATTTCTAATGCTGCAAATATCTCTCAGTCGTTACTTTTGAAAGCATTCGAAGATGAAGCGTATCAAGCACAAAAAGCGGAGAAGTTCGATATCATGAACAAGCGGTATCATGCAGTAAAAGAAGCACTAAAAGATGAAAAGTATACTGAGTATTTTACAGCATTACCATACAACTCTGGCTATTTTATGTGTGTTCAACTTGCTGATGGATTAGACGGAGAGCAAATCCGTAAAATATTGATTGACAATTATAGCATTGGGCTGATAAATTTGAATAATGTGTTGCGTGTTGCATTTTCGGCCGTAGCAGCTGCGGATGTTAAAGAGTTGTTCGAAGGAATATATCATGCATGTAAAGATTCGAAGCAATAA
- a CDS encoding 50S ribosomal protein L25/general stress protein Ctc yields the protein MKSIEVKGHLREGLGKKESKKLRSEEKVPCVLYGNEEPIHFYADAAAFRPLVYTPNVYLIDLDIDGTVYKAIMQDVQFHPVDDQVLHVDFLKTTDEKPVKIEVPIKVSGYAKGMKTGGKLKVNLRRLKVKALAKDLPDTIKIDITNLELGDSFKVGALEMDNIQFLNNKSVPVVSIVITRAARAALGLAPLPEDEPEEVETEGEEAASEE from the coding sequence ATGAAATCAATTGAAGTTAAAGGCCATCTAAGAGAAGGTCTTGGAAAAAAAGAATCAAAGAAATTAAGAAGTGAAGAGAAGGTACCATGCGTTTTGTATGGAAACGAAGAGCCCATTCATTTTTACGCTGATGCAGCCGCTTTTCGTCCACTGGTTTACACCCCAAACGTATATCTAATTGATTTGGATATTGATGGTACAGTTTATAAGGCAATCATGCAAGATGTTCAATTTCATCCGGTGGATGATCAGGTTCTTCATGTTGACTTTTTGAAAACGACCGATGAAAAACCAGTTAAGATTGAAGTTCCAATTAAAGTTTCTGGTTATGCAAAAGGTATGAAAACTGGAGGTAAGTTAAAAGTGAACCTACGCCGATTGAAAGTTAAAGCTTTAGCTAAAGATCTTCCTGATACGATTAAGATTGACATTACTAATCTTGAATTGGGAGATAGCTTTAAAGTTGGTGCTCTGGAAATGGATAATATTCAATTCTTAAACAACAAATCAGTACCTGTTGTTTCTATTGTTATTACACGTGCCGCCCGTGCTGCACTTGGTTTAGCACCTTTACCGGAGGATGAGCCTGAAGAAGTAGAAACTGAAGGAGAAGAAGCAGCTTCTGAAGAATAG
- a CDS encoding Dabb family protein: MINHVVLFKLKGYPEAEKEAVIRKVKSALEALKNKIEQVKHLEVGLNYELNAKSYDICLISHFESLSDLDVYRVHPEHLKVVELINETTAERAAVDFEF, translated from the coding sequence ATGATAAACCATGTCGTTCTTTTCAAATTAAAAGGATACCCTGAAGCTGAAAAAGAAGCTGTAATCCGGAAGGTGAAATCAGCGTTGGAAGCACTAAAAAATAAGATTGAACAAGTTAAACATTTAGAGGTTGGTTTGAATTACGAATTGAATGCAAAATCATATGATATTTGCTTGATTTCGCATTTTGAATCGCTATCTGATTTGGATGTTTACCGTGTTCATCCGGAGCATTTAAAAGTGGTGGAACTGATTAATGAAACCACAGCAGAGCGTGCTGCGGTTGATTTCGAATTCTAA
- a CDS encoding HAMP domain-containing sensor histidine kinase, with translation MSKLFDYYFKLLLFNTNDSSYELLEEKKKSILLHLFLYLFFLSISVFLISNIFRADYTTAIFNGSCLIVGLLTFYLLRKGKNIFIPSLIFVAIISVISTYLFITGGSNNSGIVFMLMLPLPVILILGKERGLLALSIFFVLNAVAYYRLKEFAWCPDYNISLICRLSIVFLFISAMAFANEYVFEILYGRLERISSSLKTSQQRYKNLALNREKFLSVISHDLTDHIGSFMSISTLLNEQYNEISEEDRMKLIKQMANVSKNNYKLLEDLLKWSTVQLDHIPYSPTAFKLERIYREVIELFNPLLEGKKLSIFLKMKSNSEIFADYHMASAILRNLVSNAIKFSHIEGEIRISAVEKEDKMLVTVSDRGIGMSEELLLRFNSSLSFSNPGTIQEPGSGIGLILAKEFVQKNEGELFIKSEPNERTEVSFTLPLVD, from the coding sequence GTGAGTAAGCTTTTTGATTACTATTTTAAATTACTACTTTTTAACACGAATGATAGCTCATACGAGTTGTTGGAAGAAAAGAAGAAGAGCATTTTACTGCATCTTTTCCTCTACCTCTTTTTTTTGTCTATTAGTGTTTTCCTAATTAGCAACATCTTCCGTGCTGATTACACAACTGCCATTTTCAATGGAAGCTGCTTGATTGTTGGATTATTGACTTTCTATTTATTACGAAAGGGAAAAAATATATTTATTCCGTCCCTCATTTTTGTTGCAATCATTTCAGTTATTAGCACCTACCTTTTTATAACGGGGGGGAGCAATAATTCCGGCATTGTTTTTATGTTGATGCTTCCTCTTCCTGTGATCTTAATACTTGGGAAAGAAAGAGGGCTATTGGCTTTGAGTATTTTTTTTGTGTTAAACGCGGTAGCTTACTATCGGTTAAAAGAATTCGCTTGGTGTCCTGATTACAACATTAGTCTCATTTGTCGGCTTTCAATTGTTTTCCTCTTTATTTCTGCAATGGCTTTTGCTAACGAATATGTTTTTGAAATCTTGTATGGCCGTTTAGAAAGGATATCATCTTCATTGAAGACCAGTCAGCAGAGGTATAAGAACCTAGCTTTGAACAGGGAAAAGTTTCTGTCTGTTATTTCGCACGACTTAACTGACCACATTGGCAGTTTCATGTCTATTTCAACGTTGTTGAATGAGCAATACAATGAGATATCAGAAGAAGACCGCATGAAATTGATCAAACAAATGGCTAACGTTTCGAAAAACAATTATAAGTTACTTGAGGATCTGCTAAAGTGGTCAACCGTTCAGCTTGATCATATTCCATATTCTCCGACAGCTTTTAAATTGGAAAGGATCTACCGCGAGGTTATTGAACTTTTCAATCCCTTGCTTGAAGGGAAAAAGCTCTCGATTTTTCTGAAAATGAAAAGCAACTCAGAAATATTTGCCGATTATCATATGGCGAGTGCCATCTTAAGGAATCTGGTTTCGAATGCTATAAAATTTTCGCATATCGAAGGCGAAATACGTATTTCGGCAGTTGAAAAGGAGGATAAGATGCTCGTTACAGTTAGCGATCGTGGAATTGGTATGAGCGAAGAATTGCTGTTGCGCTTTAATTCGTCACTTTCGTTTTCAAACCCGGGAACCATTCAGGAACCCGGATCAGGAATTGGATTGATTCTTGCCAAAGAGTTTGTTCAGAAAAACGAAGGAGAATTATTCATTAAAAGTGAACCAAATGAACGTACGGAGGTTAGTTTCACCCTCCCATTGGTAGATTAG
- a CDS encoding DCC1-like thiol-disulfide oxidoreductase family protein translates to MIQISEHRSIVLFDGYCHLCSRSVQTILEYDNEKKFLFCPLSSDTGQELISQFNIPSNIDSVILIQNKYYYIQSDAALIIAKELGGFFKLILIFKILPRKWRDQIYQWIAKNRFNWFGKRNSCMIPSADEKDRFL, encoded by the coding sequence ATGATTCAGATTTCCGAGCATAGAAGCATTGTCCTGTTTGACGGATATTGCCATTTATGCAGTCGGTCGGTGCAAACAATTCTAGAATATGACAACGAAAAGAAGTTTCTATTTTGCCCCTTAAGCAGCGACACAGGCCAGGAATTAATTTCTCAATTCAACATCCCTTCAAATATCGATTCAGTTATTTTAATTCAGAATAAGTATTACTATATCCAATCGGACGCCGCCCTAATTATCGCAAAAGAGCTGGGAGGCTTTTTTAAACTCATCTTGATATTTAAAATACTTCCACGAAAGTGGCGCGATCAAATTTACCAGTGGATTGCTAAAAATCGTTTTAATTGGTTTGGAAAACGAAACAGTTGCATGATTCCATCAGCCGATGAAAAAGATCGCTTTCTCTAA
- a CDS encoding RNA-binding S4 domain-containing protein, with translation MGDQVRVDKWLWAVRVFKTRSAATEAVKKGRISIDDLPVKPSRSIKIGDVIKVRKSPATYSYKVLKLAGKRMGAKLVDDFVEDVTPKEELEILEVQKNMGWFNRQRGTGRPTKKERRDLDDFFQGDE, from the coding sequence ATGGGTGATCAGGTTCGTGTTGATAAATGGCTGTGGGCTGTTCGGGTATTTAAAACCCGAAGTGCAGCAACAGAAGCCGTTAAGAAAGGTCGGATTTCAATTGACGATTTGCCTGTAAAGCCATCACGAAGCATAAAAATAGGGGACGTTATTAAAGTTCGTAAATCTCCGGCAACCTATAGTTATAAGGTATTAAAACTCGCCGGGAAGCGCATGGGGGCAAAGCTTGTTGATGACTTTGTAGAGGATGTGACACCAAAAGAAGAGCTGGAAATACTGGAAGTGCAAAAGAATATGGGGTGGTTTAACCGTCAACGTGGAACAGGCCGCCCAACAAAAAAAGAAAGAAGAGATTTAGATGACTTCTTCCAAGGAGACGAGTAA
- the udk gene encoding uridine kinase yields MIIIGIAGGTGSGKTTVVRKIIEQLPQNEVAVISQDSYYRDSSHIPMEQRKQINFDHPDSIEFSLLTKHLIELKEGKPIKEPVYSYLTCTRQEATRTIHPKSVLIVEGILVLSNASLRKMMDIKAFVDCDSDLRLSRVIQRDIIERGRDVQEVLTRYEETVRPSHLQFIEPTKRFADIIIPQGGNNTVAINILTNFIKQNL; encoded by the coding sequence ATGATCATTATCGGTATTGCCGGCGGAACCGGCTCAGGCAAAACAACAGTTGTTCGAAAAATAATTGAGCAACTACCTCAAAACGAGGTTGCTGTCATTTCGCAGGACTCCTATTACCGCGACAGCAGTCATATTCCGATGGAACAACGAAAACAAATAAATTTTGATCATCCTGATTCCATTGAATTTAGTCTACTAACGAAGCACTTGATAGAATTAAAGGAAGGAAAGCCTATTAAAGAGCCAGTTTATTCCTATTTGACCTGTACCAGACAAGAAGCAACTCGAACAATTCATCCAAAATCAGTTTTAATTGTTGAAGGAATTTTAGTATTGTCAAATGCTTCTTTGCGTAAAATGATGGACATCAAAGCTTTTGTTGATTGCGATTCGGATCTTCGTCTTTCGCGGGTTATTCAACGTGACATTATTGAAAGAGGACGTGATGTTCAGGAAGTTCTGACACGATATGAAGAAACCGTTCGCCCAAGCCATTTGCAATTTATAGAGCCAACCAAACGGTTTGCAGACATCATCATTCCACAAGGAGGCAATAATACCGTAGCGATCAATATTTTAACTAATTTCATCAAACAAAACCTATAG
- a CDS encoding 3'-5' exonuclease: MLSQLNVEDILFIDIETAPQQPDFGELPEVFQQLWDKKSTYFRTDDQTAGDVYERAGIYAEFGKIICISAGVVTQKQGERFYRVKSFFDDNEKKLLSQFNDMLNKFMSHPERRICAHNGQEFDYPYIARRTLINGLPLPKSLDIAGMKPWEVKDRLIDTLQLWKFGDYKNYTSLNLLCAVFNIPTPKDDIDGSQVASVYYNDGEIDRIIRYCEKDTLAVTNLLLRYKGEEIIPMENMEVV, encoded by the coding sequence ATGCTCAGCCAATTAAACGTAGAAGACATCTTATTTATCGATATCGAAACGGCACCACAACAGCCTGACTTTGGAGAACTACCTGAGGTCTTTCAGCAGTTATGGGATAAAAAATCGACCTATTTCAGAACTGATGATCAAACCGCCGGGGACGTTTATGAACGTGCCGGTATTTATGCCGAATTTGGAAAAATCATTTGCATATCAGCCGGTGTTGTCACACAAAAGCAAGGGGAACGATTCTACCGGGTTAAGTCGTTTTTTGATGACAATGAGAAAAAACTACTAAGCCAGTTTAACGACATGCTCAATAAATTCATGTCGCATCCAGAAAGACGAATTTGCGCCCACAACGGACAAGAATTCGACTATCCGTATATCGCCAGGAGAACACTGATCAACGGTCTGCCGCTTCCAAAATCGTTGGATATTGCAGGCATGAAACCCTGGGAAGTTAAAGACCGATTAATAGACACCTTGCAACTTTGGAAATTTGGCGATTACAAAAACTACACGTCACTAAACTTGCTTTGCGCTGTTTTCAACATCCCAACTCCAAAAGACGATATTGATGGCAGCCAGGTAGCAAGTGTTTATTACAACGATGGAGAAATCGACAGAATTATACGATATTGCGAGAAAGATACTTTAGCAGTAACTAACTTGCTGCTGCGTTATAAAGGCGAGGAAATAATCCCAATGGAAAATATGGAAGTCGTGTAA
- a CDS encoding co-chaperone GroES family protein, which yields MSLVIEEKNLEKFIMIGDRVLIKPKNPKNKTKSGLYLPPTVQENEKTQSGYIVKVGPGYPIPSITDEIEPWEGRNNEAKYIPLQVNVGDLAIYLAKSGFEIEFNNEKYIILPHASILMIIRDDELLK from the coding sequence ATGTCTCTAGTTATAGAAGAAAAGAATCTCGAAAAATTTATCATGATAGGAGATCGGGTATTAATTAAACCCAAGAATCCGAAAAATAAGACAAAATCAGGATTGTACCTTCCTCCAACCGTTCAGGAAAATGAAAAAACACAAAGTGGTTATATTGTAAAAGTAGGTCCGGGTTACCCAATTCCATCAATCACTGATGAAATTGAACCATGGGAAGGACGTAATAATGAAGCCAAATATATTCCATTGCAGGTAAATGTCGGTGATCTGGCAATCTATCTGGCAAAGAGTGGTTTCGAAATTGAATTCAACAATGAGAAATACATTATTTTACCACATGCTTCAATTTTAATGATCATTCGCGATGATGAATTGTTAAAATAA